Proteins from a single region of Bos javanicus breed banteng chromosome 7, ARS-OSU_banteng_1.0, whole genome shotgun sequence:
- the PCDHB15 gene encoding protocadherin beta-15 isoform X2 encodes MEAGVERFRQQRQVLILFLLLGVTFAGWESRRYSVMEEIESGSFVANLVKDLGLGVGELAAREARVVSEDNEPRLQLDLQTGKLTLNEKLDREEMCGPTDPCVMHFQVLLKKPLGVFRAELLVRDINDHAPEFPEREMTLKIPENSPPGTVFPLKKAQDLDVGNNNIQNYSISPNSYFHVSTRNRGDGRKYPELVLDRELDREKQALLRLTLTALDGGSPPRSGTTQVRILVLDINDNAPEFAQAHYQVQVLENSPVGALVVKVSARDLDTGTNGEVSYSLFYSSQEMSPTFELNSLSGEVRLIKKLDFETVSSYDLDIDAFDGGGLSGKCSVSIEVVDVNDNAPELTISSLTSPIPENSPETEVALFRIRDRDSGENGKMTCSIQDDLPFILKPSEENFYTLVTNGALDRESKAEYNVTITVTDLGTPRLKTEHNIIVLVSDVNDNAPAFTQTSYTLWVRENNSPALHIGSVSATDTDAGANAQVTYSLLPPPHPLVPLASLVSINPDNGHLFALTSLDYEALRAFEFRVGATDHGLPALSSQALVRVLVADANDNAPFVLYPLQNASAPCTELVPRAAEPGYLVTKVVAVDGDAGQNAWLSYQLLKATEPGLFGVWAHNGEVRTARLLSERDAPKQRLVVLVKDNGEPPLSASVTLHVLLVDGFSQPYLPAPEAEAAAETPADPLTVYLVVALASVSSLFLFSVLVFVAVRLCRRGGAASAGRCPVAEGHFPGHLVDVSGTGTLSQSYQYEDDSYLQEPGVVGRVMAP; translated from the exons ATGGAGGCTGGAGTGGAGCGTTTTCGTCAACAAAGGCAAGTCCTGATTCTCTTTCTTTTGCTGGGAGTGACTTTTGCCGGCTGGGAATCCCGTCGCTATTCCGTGATGGAGGAAATAGAGAGCGGCTCGTTTGTGGCCAACCTTGTCAAGGACTTGGGGCTCGGAGTGGGGGAGCTAGCTGCGCGGGAAGCCCGGGTGGTCTCTGAGGATAACGAACCCCGGTTGCAGCTCGATCTGCAGACTGGGAAGTTGACATTAAATGAGAAACTGGACCGGGAGGAGATGTGCGGCCCTACAGATCCATGTGTAATGCATTTTCAAGTATTACTGAAAAAACCATTGGGAGTATTTCGAGCTGAGCTACTGGTGAGAGACATAAACGATCATGCTCCTGAGTTTCCTGAAAGAGAAATGACTTTGAAAATCCCAGAGAACAGCCCTCCTGGGACAGTGTTTCCTCTGAAAAAAGCTCAGGATTTGGACGTGGGCAACAACAACATCCAAAACTACAGTATCAGTCCCAATTCTTATTTCCATGTTTCCACCCGCAATCGGGGGGATGGTAGGAAATACCCAGAGCTGGTGCTGGACCGAGAGCTTGATCGGGAGAAGCAGGCCTTGCTCAGATTAACCCTCACAGCGCTGGATGGCGGCTCTCCGCCTCGATCTGGTACCACCCAGGTCAGAATCTTGGTCTTGGATATCAATGACAACGCCCCTGAGTTTGCGCAGGCCCACTACCAGGTGCAGGTCCTGGAGAACAGCCCCGTAGGTGCCCTCGTTGTCAAAGTTTCTGCTAGAGACTTAGACACTGGGACAAATGGAGAGGTATCATATTCTCTTTTTTATAGTTCTCAGGAGATGAGCCCAACTTTTGAGCTAAACAGCCTTTCGGGAGAAGTTCGCCTAATTAAAAAACTCGATTTTGAGACAGTATCCTCATATGATCTAGATATAGATGCATTTGATGGCGGGGGACTTTCTGGAAAATGCTCTGTCTCCATTGAGGTGGTAGATGTTAACGATAATGCCCCAGAACTAACTATTTCATCACTTACCAGCCCCATTCCTGAAAACTCCCCCGAAACAGAAGTGGCCCTGTTTAGGATTCGAGACCGAGACTCAGGGGAGAACGGAAAGATGACTTGCTCCATCCAGGATGATCTCCCCTTTATTCTGAAACCATCTGAAGAGAATTTCTACACGCTGGTAACAAATGGGGCGCTAGACAGAGAAAGCAAAGCTGAGTATAATGTCACCATTACTGTCACCGACTTGGGGACACCGAGGTTGAAAACGGAGCACAACATAATCGTGCTGGTGTCCGACGTCAACGACAACGCCCCCGCCTTCACCCAGACCTCCTACACCCTGTGGGTGCGCGAGAACAACAGCCCCGCCCTACACATCGGCAGCGTCAGCGCCACAGACACAGACGCGGGCGCCAACGCCCAGGTCACCTACTCGCTGCTGCCGCCGCCCCACCCGCTCGTGCCCCTCGCCTCCCTCGTGTCCATCAACCCCGACAATGGCCACCTCTTCGCCCTCACGTCCCTGGACTACGAAGCCCTGCGAGCCTTCGAGTTCCGCGTGGGCGCCACCGACCACGGCTTGCCCGCGCTCAGCAGCCAGGCGCTGGTGCGCGTGCTCGTGGCGGACGCCAACGACAACGCGCCCTTCGTGCTCTACCCGCTGCAGAACGCCTCGGCGCCCTGCACCGAGCTGGTGCCCAGGGCGGCCGAGCCGGGCTACCTGGTGACCAAGGTGGTGGCGGTGGACGGCGACGCGGGCCAGAACGCCTGGCTGTCGTACCAGCTGCTCAAGGCCACGGAGCCCGGGCTGTTCGGTGTGTGGGCGCACAACGGCGAGGTGCGCACGGCGCGGCTGCTGAGCGAGCGCGACGCGCCCAAGCAGCGGCTGGTGGTGCTGGTCAAGGACAACGGCGAGCCGCCGCTGTCGGCCAGCGTCACGCTGCACGTGCTGCTGGTGGACGGCTTCTCGCAGCCCTACCTGCCGGCCCCGGAAGCGGAAGCGGCGGCCGAGACGCCGGCCGACCCGCTCACCGTCTACCTGGTGGTGGCCTTGGCGTCGGTGTCGTCGCTCTTTCTCTTCTCGGTGCTGGTGTTCGTGGCGGTGCGGCTGTGCAGGAGGGGCGGGGCGGCCTCGGCGGGTCGCTGCCCGGTGGCCGAGGGCCACTTCCCTGGCCATCTGGTGGACGTCAGCGGCACGGGGACCCTGTCCCAGAGCTACCAGTATGAG GATGACTCTTATCTCCAGGAACCTGGTGTGGTTGGCAGAGTAATGGCCCCCTAA
- the PCDHB15 gene encoding protocadherin beta-15 isoform X1: MEAGVERFRQQRQVLILFLLLGVTFAGWESRRYSVMEEIESGSFVANLVKDLGLGVGELAAREARVVSEDNEPRLQLDLQTGKLTLNEKLDREEMCGPTDPCVMHFQVLLKKPLGVFRAELLVRDINDHAPEFPEREMTLKIPENSPPGTVFPLKKAQDLDVGNNNIQNYSISPNSYFHVSTRNRGDGRKYPELVLDRELDREKQALLRLTLTALDGGSPPRSGTTQVRILVLDINDNAPEFAQAHYQVQVLENSPVGALVVKVSARDLDTGTNGEVSYSLFYSSQEMSPTFELNSLSGEVRLIKKLDFETVSSYDLDIDAFDGGGLSGKCSVSIEVVDVNDNAPELTISSLTSPIPENSPETEVALFRIRDRDSGENGKMTCSIQDDLPFILKPSEENFYTLVTNGALDRESKAEYNVTITVTDLGTPRLKTEHNIIVLVSDVNDNAPAFTQTSYTLWVRENNSPALHIGSVSATDTDAGANAQVTYSLLPPPHPLVPLASLVSINPDNGHLFALTSLDYEALRAFEFRVGATDHGLPALSSQALVRVLVADANDNAPFVLYPLQNASAPCTELVPRAAEPGYLVTKVVAVDGDAGQNAWLSYQLLKATEPGLFGVWAHNGEVRTARLLSERDAPKQRLVVLVKDNGEPPLSASVTLHVLLVDGFSQPYLPAPEAEAAAETPADPLTVYLVVALASVSSLFLFSVLVFVAVRLCRRGGAASAGRCPVAEGHFPGHLVDVSGTGTLSQSYQYEVDTTIHVEKRELGTVRIKARGFDCAGLCYMRVRTTFSRILFAEWLELNKRGTS; this comes from the coding sequence ATGGAGGCTGGAGTGGAGCGTTTTCGTCAACAAAGGCAAGTCCTGATTCTCTTTCTTTTGCTGGGAGTGACTTTTGCCGGCTGGGAATCCCGTCGCTATTCCGTGATGGAGGAAATAGAGAGCGGCTCGTTTGTGGCCAACCTTGTCAAGGACTTGGGGCTCGGAGTGGGGGAGCTAGCTGCGCGGGAAGCCCGGGTGGTCTCTGAGGATAACGAACCCCGGTTGCAGCTCGATCTGCAGACTGGGAAGTTGACATTAAATGAGAAACTGGACCGGGAGGAGATGTGCGGCCCTACAGATCCATGTGTAATGCATTTTCAAGTATTACTGAAAAAACCATTGGGAGTATTTCGAGCTGAGCTACTGGTGAGAGACATAAACGATCATGCTCCTGAGTTTCCTGAAAGAGAAATGACTTTGAAAATCCCAGAGAACAGCCCTCCTGGGACAGTGTTTCCTCTGAAAAAAGCTCAGGATTTGGACGTGGGCAACAACAACATCCAAAACTACAGTATCAGTCCCAATTCTTATTTCCATGTTTCCACCCGCAATCGGGGGGATGGTAGGAAATACCCAGAGCTGGTGCTGGACCGAGAGCTTGATCGGGAGAAGCAGGCCTTGCTCAGATTAACCCTCACAGCGCTGGATGGCGGCTCTCCGCCTCGATCTGGTACCACCCAGGTCAGAATCTTGGTCTTGGATATCAATGACAACGCCCCTGAGTTTGCGCAGGCCCACTACCAGGTGCAGGTCCTGGAGAACAGCCCCGTAGGTGCCCTCGTTGTCAAAGTTTCTGCTAGAGACTTAGACACTGGGACAAATGGAGAGGTATCATATTCTCTTTTTTATAGTTCTCAGGAGATGAGCCCAACTTTTGAGCTAAACAGCCTTTCGGGAGAAGTTCGCCTAATTAAAAAACTCGATTTTGAGACAGTATCCTCATATGATCTAGATATAGATGCATTTGATGGCGGGGGACTTTCTGGAAAATGCTCTGTCTCCATTGAGGTGGTAGATGTTAACGATAATGCCCCAGAACTAACTATTTCATCACTTACCAGCCCCATTCCTGAAAACTCCCCCGAAACAGAAGTGGCCCTGTTTAGGATTCGAGACCGAGACTCAGGGGAGAACGGAAAGATGACTTGCTCCATCCAGGATGATCTCCCCTTTATTCTGAAACCATCTGAAGAGAATTTCTACACGCTGGTAACAAATGGGGCGCTAGACAGAGAAAGCAAAGCTGAGTATAATGTCACCATTACTGTCACCGACTTGGGGACACCGAGGTTGAAAACGGAGCACAACATAATCGTGCTGGTGTCCGACGTCAACGACAACGCCCCCGCCTTCACCCAGACCTCCTACACCCTGTGGGTGCGCGAGAACAACAGCCCCGCCCTACACATCGGCAGCGTCAGCGCCACAGACACAGACGCGGGCGCCAACGCCCAGGTCACCTACTCGCTGCTGCCGCCGCCCCACCCGCTCGTGCCCCTCGCCTCCCTCGTGTCCATCAACCCCGACAATGGCCACCTCTTCGCCCTCACGTCCCTGGACTACGAAGCCCTGCGAGCCTTCGAGTTCCGCGTGGGCGCCACCGACCACGGCTTGCCCGCGCTCAGCAGCCAGGCGCTGGTGCGCGTGCTCGTGGCGGACGCCAACGACAACGCGCCCTTCGTGCTCTACCCGCTGCAGAACGCCTCGGCGCCCTGCACCGAGCTGGTGCCCAGGGCGGCCGAGCCGGGCTACCTGGTGACCAAGGTGGTGGCGGTGGACGGCGACGCGGGCCAGAACGCCTGGCTGTCGTACCAGCTGCTCAAGGCCACGGAGCCCGGGCTGTTCGGTGTGTGGGCGCACAACGGCGAGGTGCGCACGGCGCGGCTGCTGAGCGAGCGCGACGCGCCCAAGCAGCGGCTGGTGGTGCTGGTCAAGGACAACGGCGAGCCGCCGCTGTCGGCCAGCGTCACGCTGCACGTGCTGCTGGTGGACGGCTTCTCGCAGCCCTACCTGCCGGCCCCGGAAGCGGAAGCGGCGGCCGAGACGCCGGCCGACCCGCTCACCGTCTACCTGGTGGTGGCCTTGGCGTCGGTGTCGTCGCTCTTTCTCTTCTCGGTGCTGGTGTTCGTGGCGGTGCGGCTGTGCAGGAGGGGCGGGGCGGCCTCGGCGGGTCGCTGCCCGGTGGCCGAGGGCCACTTCCCTGGCCATCTGGTGGACGTCAGCGGCACGGGGACCCTGTCCCAGAGCTACCAGTATGAG